A window of Corallococcus macrosporus DSM 14697 contains these coding sequences:
- a CDS encoding metallophosphoesterase, protein MPEPLLVAAVGDIHGRFHRVETWLDALEQARGRQVDLVLAVGDVEAFRRADDHRRKAAKRAMPAEFAEYADGLRQVRRPLYFIAGNNEDFEALHDLQQGGTLAPNVTYLGRAGVRELRGLRVAYLSGIHAPRFIDQPLKPPVTPDMVKQAGYFRTPEVELVAALRDVDLMLVHEWPRGIVQRAREENPSPPRPLPSYWIGNPVTRRLVDTVLPKWMLCGHSHKGFAVTLESPGRPATRIACLDQAARPQESVFWLEYEGRQALRAGWGVSGAVSWSAGERWDMNALPPLATEGDGATAEAGL, encoded by the coding sequence ATGCCGGAACCCCTACTTGTCGCGGCCGTGGGCGACATCCATGGCCGCTTCCATCGTGTGGAGACGTGGCTGGACGCGCTGGAGCAGGCCCGTGGCCGCCAGGTGGACCTGGTGCTGGCGGTGGGCGACGTGGAGGCCTTCCGTCGCGCGGATGACCACCGCCGCAAGGCGGCCAAGCGCGCCATGCCCGCGGAGTTCGCGGAATACGCCGACGGGCTCCGGCAGGTGAGGCGGCCGCTGTACTTCATCGCCGGCAACAACGAGGACTTCGAGGCGCTGCACGACCTCCAGCAGGGCGGGACGCTGGCACCGAACGTGACGTACCTGGGCCGCGCCGGGGTCCGCGAGCTGCGCGGCCTGCGGGTGGCGTACCTGTCGGGCATCCACGCGCCGCGCTTCATCGACCAGCCGCTGAAGCCCCCCGTCACGCCGGACATGGTGAAGCAGGCCGGCTATTTCCGCACCCCGGAGGTGGAACTGGTGGCGGCGCTGCGCGACGTGGACCTGATGCTGGTCCACGAATGGCCGCGAGGCATCGTCCAGCGCGCGCGGGAGGAGAACCCCTCACCGCCCCGGCCGTTGCCTTCGTATTGGATTGGCAATCCCGTGACGCGGCGGCTGGTGGACACGGTGCTGCCGAAGTGGATGCTGTGCGGCCACTCGCACAAGGGCTTCGCGGTGACGCTGGAGAGCCCGGGACGGCCGGCCACTCGCATCGCCTGCCTGGACCAGGCGGCCCGGCCACAGGAGTCCGTCTTCTGGTTGGAGTACGAGGGCCGCCAGGCCCTGCGCGCGGGGTGGGGCGTTTCGGGCGCGGTGTCGTGGAGCGCCGGCGAGCGCTGGGACATGAACGCCCTGCCGCCGCTGGCCACGGAGGGCGACGGCGCGACAGCGGAGGCCGGCCTCTGA
- a CDS encoding phosphatase PAP2 family protein: protein MLPAVRPPFRAFAIAVLLAVVPAAPVAAQDGADEPRLHEIRFDWTRDGILTGAAGALWISSESFLKDDLAPAQCRWCDRAPDGTDRLNRLDRWGRGLAGATPEARRRAHNWSNIVGFAALPAGVLGLQYAVGNSSGAPSRFFAQDAAIIVQSAVFASLANQTVKFIAGRERPFVHVLPEDQKGLTDHPTDNNLSFYSGHTNLAFSLVVSAGTVAALRGYKHQAWIWAVGVPVATSVGLLRMGADKHYLTDVATGALLGSAVGVAVPLLLHGRKGDATPKAQAGQFHMTPTASARMMGISGTF, encoded by the coding sequence ATGCTGCCCGCCGTGCGCCCCCCATTTCGAGCGTTTGCCATTGCCGTCCTGCTGGCCGTCGTCCCCGCCGCCCCCGTCGCCGCCCAGGATGGCGCGGACGAGCCACGGCTCCATGAGATCCGCTTCGACTGGACGCGGGATGGCATCCTCACCGGCGCGGCGGGCGCGCTGTGGATTTCCAGTGAGAGCTTCCTCAAGGACGACCTGGCCCCGGCGCAGTGCCGCTGGTGCGACCGCGCACCGGACGGGACGGACCGCCTCAACCGGCTGGACCGCTGGGGCCGAGGCCTCGCCGGGGCGACGCCCGAGGCCCGCAGACGGGCCCACAACTGGAGCAACATCGTCGGCTTCGCCGCGCTGCCCGCGGGTGTGCTCGGCCTCCAGTACGCCGTGGGGAACAGCTCGGGTGCGCCGTCGCGCTTCTTCGCCCAGGACGCCGCCATCATCGTCCAGAGCGCGGTGTTCGCCTCGCTGGCCAACCAGACGGTGAAGTTCATCGCCGGCCGCGAGCGGCCCTTCGTCCACGTGCTGCCCGAGGACCAGAAGGGCCTCACCGACCACCCCACCGACAACAACCTGTCCTTCTACAGCGGCCACACCAACCTGGCCTTCTCCCTGGTGGTGTCCGCGGGCACCGTGGCCGCGCTGCGGGGCTACAAGCACCAGGCGTGGATCTGGGCGGTGGGCGTGCCCGTGGCCACCTCCGTGGGCCTGCTGCGCATGGGCGCAGACAAGCACTACCTCACGGACGTGGCCACCGGGGCCCTGCTGGGCTCGGCGGTGGGCGTCGCCGTGCCCCTGCTGCTCCATGGCCGGAAGGGGGACGCCACGCCCAAGGCCCAGGCCGGGCAGTTCCACATGACGCCCACCGCCAGCGCGCGGATGATGGGCATCTCCGGCACCTTCTAG
- a CDS encoding GNAT family N-acetyltransferase, giving the protein MQLAPASDLPPRALSTLFARAFEGYFVPVPDAPALFDARVRGEHISLEESRVARVDGEPVGLVLMARRGRESRVAGMGVVPAWRNRKLGGAMLRPLLDEARARGDARVVLEVIEQNAPAVALYERLGFQRVRRLVGFMGTPEPLDEAPALEEVAPWACARWLPEGLPWQLAPATVMGLASPARAFRLGPAVAVVADVAPPTLVLRSISVEPSVRGQGAGRKLLRALAARWPGKPLAVSAIVPEGPLGRFFLGAGLAPTPLTQLELSLPLAVGGEAGNPWPATGQARK; this is encoded by the coding sequence ATGCAACTGGCCCCCGCGTCTGACCTGCCCCCGCGAGCCCTGTCCACGCTGTTCGCCCGTGCGTTCGAGGGCTACTTCGTCCCCGTGCCGGACGCGCCCGCCCTGTTCGACGCGCGCGTGCGCGGCGAGCACATCTCCCTGGAGGAGAGCCGCGTGGCCCGCGTGGACGGCGAGCCCGTGGGGCTCGTGTTGATGGCCCGCCGGGGCCGGGAGAGCCGGGTGGCGGGCATGGGCGTGGTGCCCGCGTGGCGCAATCGCAAGCTCGGCGGTGCCATGCTGCGTCCGCTGCTGGACGAGGCCCGCGCCCGCGGCGACGCCCGGGTCGTCCTGGAGGTCATCGAGCAGAACGCGCCCGCGGTGGCGCTCTACGAACGCCTGGGCTTCCAGCGCGTGCGCCGGCTGGTGGGCTTCATGGGCACGCCCGAACCCCTGGACGAGGCGCCCGCGCTGGAGGAAGTGGCCCCGTGGGCCTGCGCGCGGTGGTTGCCGGAGGGGTTGCCGTGGCAGCTCGCCCCCGCGACGGTGATGGGGCTGGCGTCACCGGCCCGGGCGTTCCGGCTCGGGCCCGCGGTCGCGGTGGTGGCGGATGTCGCGCCGCCCACCCTGGTGCTGCGTTCCATCAGCGTGGAGCCCTCGGTCCGGGGGCAAGGCGCGGGACGCAAGCTCTTGAGGGCCCTGGCGGCGCGGTGGCCCGGCAAGCCGCTGGCCGTGAGCGCCATCGTCCCGGAAGGCCCCCTGGGGCGATTCTTCCTGGGGGCGGGGCTGGCCCCAACGCCGCTCACGCAGCTCGAGCTGTCACTGCCCCTGGCTGTCGGCGGGGAAGCCGGGAATCCGTGGCCGGCGACCGGGCAGGCGCGGAAATGA
- a CDS encoding PD-(D/E)XK nuclease family protein, with protein sequence MSFRSGRTLHVFPDASRRQAALRAMGDASGLSVGAQLLTWEELLHALGGARELNRRPCPAVAARAVVASLGLELGPTPFGDYVREPAFARAALDVVLDLKAGRLSARELQDAVEVLPQERRTRVRVMARLYHLYEQRMAELSLADREDVMRGAREALGRGAWPVGWEGLSTLVLHGVYDVRPSGLELLLALAAACESRRVTLRVETPVGGSPAADAALTALFRAFENRGDAMTHVDLFKADVTFEGRPFIDLGRHLFSPRAPRDVLKDAVPALSVWSAATARDEARLLARDVRRLLSDGVAPGDIAVAYRELGPEAGWLAESLGELGVPVRLPWGEPLGLAGPVRLALDLPLLVEDAFPADRVADLMASRYAPTLSRGGPAAPASLFAQAAVRDDRLGAVRGRGAYDVRLDGLARRLLALNGTRNAPDSARVHAVKLLRERCLLLVEACRRIPEEGTAVELLAAWWQVVEKLGLVDAEGALEPREEGGLGARAADARARDDAAREALRLRVQGLTRMMKTVGGGPKMRRRTFGRWLRDAMADAHLPPRGPRGAAVEVLDVAELPGRSFQHLFLAGLTEGRFPGRDAPSPLLADAERAALNKHLGRDVFRLTGGEFDDRAAWRLTEDRLLFASALAASEASVSLSFAVESAGGQEQVPSAFLEEVRRLTALKWTPRSLSPIPRLDEVLTESELRRCVALEALSQPKLRVTEPDAAAAVLRRRFESEPWYRGARELAEVEVERLFFFGNKTAQPGPYSGSVDVNTLRESLRETFRFDITRPLSASALARFGNCGFQGFLSYGLKVAEPDIPGEEFDARGRGTFWHKVVEKVFAALKEKQLLGKAPEEVPEEVLDVALKAAIKDFERVHHVGHPELWKLAAERARAMARRILVDERRGLPFDTMTPGDFEFRFGPAARDDKWSNVVLHAGEEPVYFEGTIDRLDTSGGEVGVIDYKSGRLEERALKEKLLTSDFQLPLYLYAARESGHANARHAAWFSLRTGKAIRLSEVISDAELDELLSKDPEVRAKVAEKEGLNLPNAVEALVGTLRQGKFAARPQDCGTCGYRAVCRITDRRMTEEAG encoded by the coding sequence ATGTCCTTCCGCTCTGGCCGCACCCTCCACGTGTTTCCCGACGCCAGCCGGCGTCAGGCCGCGTTGCGGGCCATGGGCGACGCCAGCGGGCTGAGCGTGGGTGCGCAGCTCCTGACGTGGGAGGAGCTGCTTCACGCGTTGGGCGGCGCGCGGGAGCTGAACCGGCGTCCGTGTCCGGCGGTGGCGGCGCGAGCCGTGGTGGCCTCCCTGGGGTTGGAGCTGGGACCCACGCCCTTTGGCGACTACGTGCGCGAGCCCGCCTTCGCCCGGGCCGCGCTGGACGTGGTGCTGGACCTGAAGGCCGGGCGCCTGTCTGCTCGGGAGCTCCAGGACGCGGTGGAGGTCCTGCCGCAGGAGCGCAGGACGCGGGTCCGGGTGATGGCGCGCCTGTACCACCTGTACGAACAGCGGATGGCGGAGCTGAGCCTGGCGGACCGCGAGGACGTCATGCGCGGCGCGCGCGAGGCGCTGGGCCGGGGCGCGTGGCCCGTGGGGTGGGAGGGGCTGAGCACGCTGGTCCTGCACGGTGTCTACGACGTGCGCCCCTCGGGGCTGGAGCTGCTGCTGGCGCTGGCGGCGGCGTGCGAGTCGCGGCGGGTGACGTTGCGCGTGGAGACGCCGGTGGGGGGCTCGCCCGCGGCGGACGCGGCGCTGACGGCCCTCTTCCGCGCCTTCGAGAACCGCGGCGACGCCATGACGCACGTGGACCTCTTCAAGGCGGACGTCACCTTCGAGGGCCGGCCCTTCATCGACCTGGGGCGCCACCTCTTCTCGCCGCGAGCGCCGCGTGACGTGCTGAAGGACGCGGTGCCGGCGCTGAGCGTGTGGAGCGCGGCCACGGCGCGCGACGAGGCGCGGCTGCTGGCCCGGGACGTGCGGCGCCTGCTGTCCGACGGGGTGGCGCCCGGGGACATCGCGGTGGCGTACCGCGAGCTGGGGCCCGAGGCGGGCTGGCTCGCGGAGTCGCTGGGGGAGCTGGGCGTGCCGGTGCGCCTGCCCTGGGGCGAGCCGCTGGGGCTCGCCGGGCCGGTGCGGCTGGCGCTGGACCTGCCGCTGTTGGTGGAGGATGCCTTCCCGGCCGACCGCGTGGCGGACCTCATGGCCAGCCGCTACGCGCCCACGCTGTCCCGTGGCGGCCCGGCCGCGCCCGCGAGCCTCTTCGCCCAGGCCGCCGTGCGTGATGACCGGCTGGGCGCGGTGCGGGGACGCGGTGCCTATGACGTGCGGCTGGACGGACTGGCGCGGCGGCTCCTGGCGCTGAACGGCACGCGCAACGCGCCGGACAGCGCGCGCGTCCACGCCGTGAAGCTGCTGCGCGAGCGCTGCCTGCTGTTGGTGGAGGCCTGCCGCCGCATCCCCGAGGAAGGCACCGCCGTGGAGCTGCTCGCGGCGTGGTGGCAGGTGGTGGAGAAGCTGGGCCTCGTGGACGCCGAGGGGGCCCTGGAGCCGCGCGAGGAGGGCGGGCTGGGCGCTCGCGCGGCGGACGCGCGGGCGCGGGACGATGCCGCGCGCGAGGCGCTCCGTCTGCGGGTGCAGGGCCTGACGCGGATGATGAAGACGGTGGGCGGCGGGCCGAAGATGCGCCGACGCACGTTCGGCCGCTGGTTGCGTGACGCGATGGCGGACGCGCACCTTCCACCGCGAGGCCCCCGGGGCGCCGCCGTCGAGGTGCTCGACGTGGCGGAGCTGCCGGGCCGCTCCTTCCAGCACCTCTTCCTGGCGGGGCTGACGGAAGGGCGCTTCCCCGGGCGTGACGCCCCGTCACCGCTGCTGGCGGACGCGGAGCGCGCGGCCCTCAACAAGCACCTGGGCCGCGATGTCTTCCGTCTCACGGGTGGCGAGTTCGATGATCGCGCGGCCTGGCGCCTCACCGAGGACCGCCTGCTGTTCGCCAGCGCGCTGGCCGCCTCGGAGGCGAGCGTCAGCCTGTCCTTCGCGGTGGAGTCCGCGGGAGGGCAGGAGCAGGTGCCGTCCGCGTTCCTGGAAGAGGTGCGCCGGCTCACCGCGCTGAAGTGGACGCCGCGCTCGCTGTCGCCCATCCCCAGGCTGGACGAGGTGCTCACCGAGTCCGAGCTGCGCCGCTGTGTGGCGCTGGAGGCCCTGTCCCAGCCGAAGCTGCGCGTCACCGAGCCCGACGCCGCGGCCGCGGTGCTCCGGCGCCGCTTCGAGTCCGAGCCCTGGTACAGGGGCGCGCGGGAGCTGGCGGAGGTGGAGGTGGAGCGCCTGTTCTTCTTCGGGAACAAGACGGCGCAGCCCGGGCCGTACTCGGGCTCGGTGGACGTCAACACCCTGCGCGAGTCCCTGCGGGAGACGTTCCGCTTCGACATCACCCGGCCGCTCTCCGCGTCGGCGCTGGCGCGCTTCGGCAACTGCGGCTTCCAGGGCTTCCTCTCGTACGGCCTGAAGGTGGCGGAGCCGGACATCCCGGGAGAGGAGTTCGACGCCCGGGGCCGCGGCACCTTCTGGCACAAGGTGGTGGAGAAGGTCTTCGCGGCGCTGAAGGAGAAGCAGCTCCTGGGCAAGGCGCCGGAGGAGGTTCCGGAGGAGGTGCTGGACGTCGCGCTCAAGGCCGCCATCAAGGACTTCGAGCGCGTGCACCACGTGGGGCACCCGGAGCTGTGGAAGCTGGCGGCCGAGCGGGCCCGCGCCATGGCCCGCCGCATCCTGGTGGACGAGCGTCGGGGCTTGCCCTTCGACACGATGACGCCGGGGGACTTCGAGTTCCGCTTCGGGCCCGCCGCCCGTGACGACAAGTGGAGCAACGTCGTGCTGCACGCGGGCGAGGAGCCCGTGTACTTCGAGGGCACCATCGACCGGCTGGACACCTCGGGCGGCGAGGTGGGCGTCATCGACTACAAGTCGGGCCGGCTGGAGGAGCGCGCGCTGAAGGAGAAGCTGCTGACGTCGGACTTCCAGCTCCCGCTGTACCTCTACGCGGCGCGGGAGAGCGGCCACGCGAACGCGCGGCATGCGGCGTGGTTCTCCCTGCGCACGGGTAAGGCCATCCGCCTGTCCGAGGTCATCTCCGACGCGGAGCTGGACGAGCTGCTGTCGAAGGACCCCGAGGTCCGCGCGAAGGTGGCGGAGAAGGAGGGCCTCAACCTGCCCAACGCGGTGGAGGCGCTGGTGGGCACGCTGCGCCAGGGCAAGTTCGCCGCGCGGCCCCAGGACTGCGGGACGTGTGGCTACCGCGCCGTGTGCCGCATCACGGACCGCCGCATGACGGAGGAGGCCGGATGA
- a CDS encoding UvrD-helicase domain-containing protein → MSAGPSLLALERNLALMAGAGAGKTYSLVTMTLHLLAGAREAGGPVRPARLCMLTFTDKAAAEMRSRVRQRLDGLAQGETRLDQEEELRASLARLDKPFPLPDAWRQLREELGAATVGTFHSLCGQLLRRAPPAVGIDPNFEVLDSLEATGLVQDVCERVVLDALEAGDAQVRELCRELGFSGSGFSDGLVAALVSVYGKLREEGLRAEKAAVSDAAEARAELDAAIARCKALCAEARGLDAKGEWSRLLGGLERALNGMTAENFGEGERFPWLRACFKADGRNFSRLSKGAAAPVKNLYWRVFGKSDGSVPRLDDAWAAWRTVPFEVTFRELLTRVEARHDTELSRRNVLDFTSLLVKSRDLLREHPEFRRQAQERIGALLVDEFQDTNRLQLDLVLLLAEQREGGPRELAPDADLVKALPLEPAFLCAVGDRKQSIYEFRGADVSVFSVLAKKLEDEGGTRGFLQNNRRSVPGLLSFFNRTFAGVLVAADARNPRPFEVIYVPEEDDLTAFRPSLAEGPVVERLLLEEAATSADLRWLDADAIARRLRCLLAPGAPPSVAREDGEGQRPARGGDVAMLFRTFTHLEVYRQALIRHGVPHRVLRGRGFYGAQEVMDLASLLALLADAEDALAFAAVLRSPLVGLSDASLFRLAGDAPLSLASPRLTDPEVLGALSERERQRLERFLAALPGLRRERDRLGVRELLVSALDATGYREALAGSPYAEQASANVEKLLALASRRDERGTGGCVAFARELRMLAENDPTEAQADLLDAGDPRAVQLLTIHSAKGLEWPVVVVPSMGGRRRVSSGRAHFERTHGISLQPWVPDSLDDGYTSSRFDAVRAELKAREDAEYRRLLYVALTRAKDMLVLAGGAEPRGGKASWWHQIDGRLDVDAELRRLVEDLDVDTLPPPADPEPPGPEALRLAEARVEDALLRVRGGRVAQVEAPGAAVATAEALQDFIACPRRFHYVHRLGLRGAPWPWEVPPRGAPPLVEPDGWLPAERPEDLAQRLLRAVDLRLAAPEVDASERRAHLESLLRDAGALPDEEGMDAVLRTAERFLASGFARELARAPSQTVHRGLPFVLALEGGVSVEGTVDLLWESPREEAVVVAFKHGGRHPLGAAAYTYELAALGLVARHMVREGVPVRVGVVSLKEAQPEPEWLSGPRGLEDAAGRLAGAARAVSRGESRGEWDGREKAACQALHCGFAEHCHPAPRAC, encoded by the coding sequence ATGAGCGCGGGGCCCTCCCTCCTCGCGCTGGAGCGCAACCTCGCCCTGATGGCGGGCGCCGGCGCGGGCAAGACGTACAGCCTGGTCACCATGACGCTGCACCTGCTCGCGGGGGCGCGTGAGGCCGGCGGCCCGGTGCGCCCGGCGCGGCTGTGCATGCTCACGTTCACGGACAAGGCCGCCGCGGAGATGCGCTCGCGCGTCCGCCAGCGCCTGGATGGGCTGGCGCAGGGCGAGACGCGCCTGGACCAGGAGGAGGAGCTGCGCGCCTCGCTGGCGCGGCTGGACAAGCCCTTCCCGCTGCCGGATGCGTGGCGTCAGCTCCGCGAGGAGCTGGGCGCGGCCACGGTGGGCACCTTCCACTCGCTGTGCGGCCAGTTGCTGCGGCGCGCGCCGCCCGCGGTGGGCATCGACCCGAACTTCGAGGTGCTGGACTCGCTGGAGGCGACGGGGCTGGTGCAGGACGTCTGCGAGCGCGTCGTCCTCGACGCGCTGGAGGCGGGTGACGCGCAGGTGCGGGAGCTGTGCCGGGAGCTGGGCTTCTCCGGCTCGGGGTTCTCGGACGGCCTGGTGGCCGCGCTGGTGTCCGTCTACGGCAAGCTCCGCGAGGAAGGGCTGCGCGCGGAGAAGGCCGCCGTGAGCGACGCCGCGGAGGCGCGCGCGGAGCTGGACGCGGCGATTGCGCGGTGCAAGGCGCTGTGCGCCGAGGCCCGGGGCCTGGACGCGAAGGGCGAGTGGAGCCGGCTGTTGGGCGGGCTGGAGCGCGCGCTCAACGGCATGACGGCGGAGAACTTCGGCGAGGGCGAGCGCTTCCCGTGGCTGCGGGCCTGCTTCAAGGCGGACGGGCGCAACTTCTCCAGGCTCAGCAAGGGCGCCGCCGCGCCCGTCAAGAACCTCTACTGGCGCGTCTTCGGCAAGAGCGATGGCTCCGTGCCCCGGCTGGACGACGCCTGGGCCGCCTGGCGCACCGTGCCCTTCGAGGTCACCTTCCGCGAGCTCCTGACGCGCGTCGAAGCCCGTCACGACACGGAGCTGTCGCGCCGCAACGTGCTCGACTTCACGTCGTTGCTGGTGAAGTCGCGCGACCTGCTCCGGGAGCATCCGGAGTTCCGCCGTCAGGCGCAGGAGCGCATCGGCGCGCTGTTGGTGGACGAGTTCCAGGACACCAACCGCCTCCAGTTGGACCTGGTGTTGCTCCTGGCGGAGCAGCGAGAGGGCGGCCCGCGCGAGCTGGCGCCCGACGCGGACCTGGTGAAGGCGCTGCCGCTGGAGCCCGCCTTCCTGTGCGCGGTGGGTGACCGCAAGCAGTCCATCTACGAGTTCCGTGGCGCGGACGTGTCCGTCTTCTCCGTGCTGGCGAAGAAGCTGGAGGACGAAGGGGGCACGCGCGGCTTCCTCCAGAACAACCGCCGCTCCGTGCCTGGCTTGCTGTCGTTCTTCAACCGCACCTTCGCCGGCGTGCTCGTCGCCGCCGACGCCCGGAACCCCCGGCCCTTCGAGGTCATCTACGTCCCGGAAGAGGACGACCTCACCGCGTTCAGGCCGTCGCTGGCAGAGGGGCCCGTCGTGGAGCGGTTGCTGCTGGAGGAAGCGGCCACCTCGGCGGACCTGCGCTGGCTGGACGCGGACGCGATTGCCCGCCGGCTGCGGTGCCTGCTGGCGCCCGGCGCGCCGCCGTCGGTGGCGCGCGAGGACGGTGAAGGACAGCGTCCTGCGCGGGGCGGCGACGTGGCCATGCTCTTCCGGACCTTCACGCACCTGGAGGTGTACCGGCAGGCCCTCATCCGCCACGGCGTCCCGCACCGCGTGCTGCGCGGGCGTGGCTTCTATGGCGCGCAGGAGGTGATGGACCTGGCCTCGTTGCTCGCGCTGCTGGCGGACGCGGAGGACGCGCTGGCCTTCGCCGCGGTGCTGCGCTCGCCGTTGGTGGGGCTGTCGGACGCATCCCTGTTCCGCCTCGCGGGGGACGCGCCCCTGTCCCTGGCGTCGCCCCGGCTGACGGACCCGGAGGTGTTGGGCGCGTTGTCCGAGCGCGAGCGGCAACGCCTGGAGCGTTTCCTCGCGGCGCTCCCCGGGCTGCGGCGCGAGCGCGACCGGCTGGGCGTGCGCGAGCTGCTGGTGTCCGCGCTGGATGCGACGGGCTATCGCGAAGCGCTCGCGGGCTCGCCCTACGCGGAGCAGGCGAGCGCCAACGTGGAGAAGCTCCTGGCGCTGGCGTCGCGGCGGGACGAGCGTGGCACGGGCGGCTGCGTGGCCTTCGCGCGCGAGCTGCGGATGCTGGCGGAGAACGACCCGACGGAGGCCCAGGCGGACCTGCTGGACGCGGGCGACCCGCGCGCGGTGCAACTGCTCACCATCCACAGCGCCAAGGGCCTGGAGTGGCCGGTGGTGGTGGTGCCTTCGATGGGCGGCCGCCGGCGTGTGAGCTCGGGCCGGGCCCACTTCGAGCGCACCCACGGCATCTCCCTTCAACCGTGGGTACCGGATTCGCTGGACGATGGCTACACCTCCAGCCGCTTCGACGCGGTGCGCGCCGAGCTGAAGGCCCGCGAGGACGCCGAGTACCGCCGCCTGCTCTACGTCGCGCTCACCCGCGCCAAGGACATGCTGGTGCTGGCGGGCGGCGCGGAGCCGCGCGGTGGCAAGGCCTCCTGGTGGCACCAGATTGACGGGCGTCTGGACGTGGACGCGGAGCTGCGCCGCCTGGTGGAGGACCTGGACGTCGACACGTTGCCGCCACCCGCGGACCCGGAGCCCCCGGGCCCGGAGGCCTTGCGCCTGGCGGAGGCGCGCGTCGAGGACGCGCTGCTGCGCGTGCGGGGTGGCCGCGTCGCGCAGGTGGAAGCGCCGGGCGCCGCGGTGGCCACCGCGGAGGCGCTGCAGGACTTCATCGCGTGTCCGCGGCGCTTCCACTACGTGCACCGGCTGGGACTTCGCGGCGCGCCGTGGCCGTGGGAGGTGCCGCCCCGTGGGGCGCCGCCCCTGGTGGAGCCGGACGGGTGGCTTCCCGCCGAGCGCCCCGAGGACCTCGCGCAGCGGCTGCTCCGCGCCGTGGACCTCCGGCTGGCCGCTCCGGAGGTGGACGCTTCTGAACGGCGGGCCCACCTGGAGTCACTGTTGCGTGACGCGGGCGCCCTCCCGGACGAAGAGGGCATGGACGCCGTGCTGCGCACCGCGGAGCGCTTCCTGGCGTCCGGGTTCGCCCGTGAGCTGGCGCGCGCCCCGTCGCAGACGGTTCACCGGGGGCTGCCCTTCGTCCTCGCCCTGGAGGGTGGGGTGAGCGTCGAGGGCACGGTGGACCTGCTGTGGGAGTCTCCGCGGGAGGAGGCCGTGGTGGTGGCCTTCAAGCACGGCGGACGTCATCCGCTGGGAGCGGCCGCGTACACCTATGAGCTGGCGGCGCTGGGGCTGGTGGCTCGGCACATGGTGCGAGAAGGGGTGCCGGTGCGGGTGGGGGTCGTCTCCCTCAAGGAAGCGCAGCCGGAGCCCGAGTGGCTCTCCGGGCCCAGGGGGCTGGAGGACGCAGCGGGGCGGCTCGCGGGCGCGGCACGGGCCGTGTCACGCGGTGAATCCAGGGGTGAATGGGATGGGAGGGAGAAGGCAGCCTGCCAGGCCCTGCATTGTGGCTTCGCGGAACACTGTCACCCGGCCCCCCGTGCGTGCTAA
- a CDS encoding adenylosuccinate synthase codes for MPNVVVIGAQWGDEGKGKVVDLLTEHAQVVVRFQGGNNAGHTLVVGGQKTVLHLIPSGILHPGKTCVIGNGVVVDPAVLVGEIDALKARGFLKDDAQLLISDNAHVIFPWHKLLDSFREKARGGSAIGTTGRGIGPAYEDKVARRGIRVRDLLNADRLRARIEARLPAALDELKDLCVKAGAEVPQLEVPQVLAEFSALGERLKPFVHDASLYLSGQVRRGARILFEGAQGTLLDVDHGTYPFVTSSNCVAGNAAVGSGLGPTAIDKAMGISKAYTTRVGGGPFPTELSDATGDQLRKVGDEFGATTGRPRRCGWLDGVVLRYASRVNGLWGMALTKLDVLSGLKTLQICTAYELDGQKVTELPGDYEDLERVKPIYETLQGWDEQIANVRTFDELPENAKRYVRRVEEVSGVPVVCVSVGADRGETVLLQNPFRS; via the coding sequence ATGCCGAACGTCGTCGTCATCGGAGCGCAGTGGGGAGATGAGGGGAAGGGCAAGGTCGTTGACCTGCTCACCGAGCACGCCCAGGTCGTCGTCCGCTTCCAGGGCGGCAACAACGCGGGCCACACGCTGGTGGTGGGCGGGCAGAAGACCGTCCTCCATCTGATTCCCTCGGGCATCCTCCACCCTGGGAAGACGTGTGTCATTGGCAACGGAGTGGTGGTGGACCCCGCCGTCCTCGTTGGGGAGATTGACGCGCTGAAGGCGCGCGGCTTCCTCAAGGACGACGCGCAGCTCCTCATCTCCGACAATGCCCACGTCATCTTCCCGTGGCACAAGCTGCTGGACAGCTTCCGTGAGAAGGCCCGCGGCGGCAGCGCCATTGGCACCACGGGCCGGGGCATCGGCCCCGCGTACGAGGACAAGGTCGCCCGGCGTGGCATCCGCGTGAGGGACCTGCTCAACGCGGACCGGCTGCGCGCGCGCATCGAGGCCCGGCTGCCGGCGGCGCTGGACGAGCTGAAGGACCTGTGCGTGAAGGCGGGCGCCGAGGTGCCGCAGTTGGAGGTGCCGCAGGTGCTGGCGGAGTTCTCCGCCCTGGGTGAGCGGCTCAAGCCCTTCGTCCACGACGCGTCGCTCTACCTCTCCGGCCAGGTGCGCCGCGGCGCCCGCATCCTCTTCGAGGGCGCGCAGGGCACGCTGCTGGACGTGGACCACGGCACCTATCCCTTCGTGACGTCCTCCAACTGCGTGGCGGGCAACGCGGCGGTGGGCTCGGGCCTGGGGCCCACGGCCATCGACAAGGCGATGGGCATCAGCAAGGCCTACACCACGCGCGTGGGCGGTGGCCCGTTCCCCACGGAGCTGAGCGACGCCACGGGCGACCAGCTCCGCAAGGTGGGTGACGAGTTCGGCGCCACCACCGGCCGGCCCCGCCGCTGCGGCTGGCTGGATGGCGTGGTGCTGCGCTACGCCTCGCGCGTCAATGGCCTGTGGGGCATGGCGCTCACCAAGCTGGACGTGCTCAGCGGCCTGAAGACGCTGCAGATCTGCACCGCGTACGAGCTGGACGGCCAGAAGGTGACGGAGCTGCCCGGCGACTACGAGGACCTGGAGCGCGTCAAGCCCATCTACGAGACGCTCCAGGGCTGGGACGAGCAGATCGCCAACGTGCGGACCTTCGACGAGCTGCCGGAGAACGCCAAGCGCTACGTGCGCCGGGTGGAAGAGGTCAGCGGCGTCCCCGTGGTGTGCGTCTCCGTGGGCGCCGACCGCGGCGAGACGGTGCTGCTCCAGAACCCGTTCCGGAGCTGA